A single region of the Ancylobacter novellus DSM 506 genome encodes:
- the hutI gene encoding imidazolonepropionase: protein MPMRCDRVWRGARLATLDPAREGLGIVEDGLIAAAGGRILYADDAADAPAFEATETIDCEGRWITPGLIDCHTHLVFGGDRAHEFELRLAGASYEEIARRGGGIVSTMKATRTATEAELVASALRRLDALIAEGVTTIEVKSGYGLSREAELKSLRAARALSEARPVSVATTFLGAHALPPEANGDKDAYIGQVIEMLPEIAQAGLADAVDAFCEGIAFSPEQVARVFTAAKALGLPVKLHADQLSNLHGAKLAADFGALSADHLEHTDEEGTAAMSAAGTVAVLLPGAFYFIRETKLPPVDLFRRHGTKIALATDCNPGTSPLTSLLLTMNMGATLFRLTVEECIAGVTREPARALGRLADVGTLEAGKSCDLAIWDIERPAELVYRMGFNPLHARVWRGK from the coding sequence ATGCCGATGCGCTGCGACCGAGTCTGGCGAGGGGCGCGGCTGGCGACGCTCGACCCGGCCCGCGAGGGCCTCGGCATCGTCGAGGACGGGCTGATCGCCGCGGCCGGCGGGCGCATCCTCTATGCCGACGATGCGGCCGACGCGCCGGCCTTCGAGGCGACGGAGACCATCGATTGCGAAGGCCGCTGGATCACCCCGGGCCTGATCGACTGCCACACCCATCTGGTCTTCGGCGGGGATCGCGCGCATGAATTCGAGCTGCGCCTCGCCGGCGCCTCCTATGAGGAGATCGCCCGTCGAGGGGGCGGCATCGTCTCGACCATGAAGGCCACGCGCACCGCCACGGAGGCGGAGCTCGTCGCCTCCGCCCTTCGCCGGCTCGACGCGCTGATCGCCGAGGGCGTCACCACCATCGAGGTGAAATCCGGCTACGGCCTCTCGCGCGAGGCGGAGCTGAAGAGCTTGCGCGCCGCCCGCGCGCTGAGCGAGGCCCGGCCCGTCTCGGTCGCCACCACCTTCCTCGGCGCCCATGCTCTGCCGCCGGAGGCGAATGGCGACAAGGACGCCTACATCGGCCAGGTCATCGAGATGCTGCCGGAAATCGCGCAGGCGGGGCTCGCCGACGCGGTCGACGCCTTCTGCGAAGGCATCGCCTTCTCGCCGGAGCAGGTTGCGCGCGTCTTCACCGCGGCGAAGGCGCTCGGCCTGCCGGTGAAGCTGCATGCCGACCAGCTCTCCAATCTGCACGGGGCGAAACTGGCGGCGGATTTCGGCGCGCTCTCGGCCGATCATCTGGAGCATACGGACGAGGAAGGCACGGCGGCCATGAGCGCTGCCGGCACCGTCGCCGTGCTGCTGCCGGGCGCCTTCTACTTCATCCGCGAGACCAAGCTGCCGCCGGTCGACCTCTTCCGCCGGCACGGCACGAAGATCGCGCTGGCGACGGATTGCAATCCGGGCACCTCGCCGCTCACCTCCCTGCTGCTCACCATGAACATGGGCGCGACGCTGTTCCGGCTCACCGTCGAGGAATGCATCGCGGGCGTCACCCGCGAACCCGCCCGAGCACTCGGCCGTCTCGCCGATGTCGGCACGCTGGAGGCGGGCAAGAGCTGCGACCTCGCCATATGGGACATCGAGCGGCCGGCCGAGCTGGTCTACCGCATGGGGTTCAACCCGCTGCATGCTCGCGTCTGGAGGGGGAAATGA
- the hutH gene encoding histidine ammonia-lyase, whose product MSEIVLKPGAVSLGEWRAVYRGAPVGLDPACLPAVERSAKAVRDILAKGEPVYGINTGFGKLATVRIGDEDLATLQRNIVLSHAAGVGDPMPVPIARLMMALKLASLAQGASGIQPATLALLETMLARGLTPVVPCQGSVGASGDLAPLSHMTATMIGVGDIFVGGARLPAATALADAGLAPVELGPKEGLALLNGTQFSTANALAGLFEAENLFRSALVTGALSTDAARGSDAPFDPRIHALRKHGGQIETAEALRRLMAGSAIRASHLVGDERVQDPYCLRCQPQVMGACLDVLRQAASTLETEANGVSDNPLIFAEDGVALSGGNFHAEPVAFAADMIALAVCEIGSLAERRIAMLVDPALSGMPAFLTPKPGLNSGFMIPQVTAAALVSENKQRAYPASVDSIPTSANQEDHVSMAAHGARRLAGMVENAVCVVGIELLAAAQGCDFHAPLASSAALEKVRETLRTAVPHLDDDRHFAPDMEAANALVRSGAIAALAGDMLPAISGA is encoded by the coding sequence ATGAGCGAGATCGTCCTGAAACCCGGCGCCGTCTCGCTCGGCGAGTGGCGCGCGGTCTATCGCGGTGCCCCGGTCGGGCTCGACCCCGCCTGCCTGCCGGCAGTGGAGCGCTCGGCCAAGGCGGTGCGGGACATCCTGGCCAAGGGCGAGCCGGTCTACGGCATCAATACCGGCTTCGGGAAGCTCGCGACCGTGCGCATCGGCGATGAGGACCTCGCCACGCTCCAGCGCAACATCGTGCTCTCCCACGCCGCCGGCGTCGGTGACCCCATGCCGGTGCCCATCGCCCGGCTGATGATGGCGCTGAAGCTCGCCAGCCTCGCGCAGGGCGCCTCCGGCATCCAGCCGGCGACGCTGGCACTCTTGGAAACCATGCTGGCCAGGGGCCTCACCCCCGTCGTGCCCTGCCAGGGCTCGGTCGGCGCGTCCGGCGACCTCGCGCCGCTGTCGCACATGACCGCGACCATGATCGGCGTTGGCGACATCTTCGTCGGCGGCGCCCGCCTGCCCGCCGCGACGGCACTGGCCGACGCTGGCCTCGCGCCGGTCGAGCTCGGCCCGAAGGAAGGGCTGGCGCTGCTCAACGGCACGCAATTCTCCACTGCCAATGCGTTGGCCGGCCTGTTCGAGGCCGAGAACCTGTTCCGCTCGGCGCTCGTCACCGGCGCGCTGTCGACCGATGCGGCGCGCGGCTCGGACGCGCCTTTCGATCCGCGCATCCACGCGCTGCGCAAGCATGGCGGCCAGATCGAGACCGCCGAGGCGCTGCGCAGGCTGATGGCGGGCTCGGCGATCCGCGCCTCGCACCTCGTCGGCGACGAGCGGGTGCAGGACCCCTATTGCCTGCGCTGCCAGCCTCAGGTGATGGGCGCCTGCCTCGACGTGCTGCGGCAGGCCGCGTCGACGCTGGAGACCGAGGCCAACGGCGTCTCCGACAATCCGCTGATCTTCGCCGAGGACGGGGTGGCACTATCGGGCGGCAATTTCCACGCCGAGCCGGTGGCCTTCGCCGCCGACATGATCGCGCTGGCCGTCTGCGAGATCGGCTCGCTCGCCGAGCGGCGCATCGCCATGCTGGTCGACCCGGCGCTGTCGGGCATGCCGGCCTTCCTGACTCCGAAGCCGGGGCTGAATTCCGGCTTCATGATCCCGCAGGTCACCGCCGCCGCGCTGGTCTCGGAGAACAAGCAGCGCGCCTATCCCGCGAGCGTCGATTCCATCCCCACTTCGGCCAATCAGGAAGACCACGTCTCCATGGCCGCGCATGGCGCGCGCCGGCTGGCGGGGATGGTGGAGAACGCGGTCTGCGTCGTCGGCATCGAATTGCTCGCGGCGGCACAGGGCTGCGACTTCCACGCACCCCTCGCCTCCTCGGCGGCGCTGGAGAAGGTGCGGGAGACGCTGAGGACCGCGGTGCCGCATCTCGACGACGACCGCCATTTCGCCCCGGACATGGAAGCCGCCAACGCGCTGGTGCGCTCGGGCGCGATCGCCGCGCTGGCGGGCGACATGCTGCCGGCGATCAGCGGGGCGTGA
- the hutG gene encoding N-formylglutamate deformylase, with the protein MTPSFISVHRGTAPLVVSLPHTGTDIPDEIAGDLVSEWIARKDCDWWIEKLYDFAAGLGASVVRTSISRTAIDVNRDPSGVSLYPGQATTELCPTTTFDGEPLYRPGKGPDVATRKAAYFEPYHAALSAEIEHARATHGTIVLYDCHSIRSVIPRLFEGTLPHFNIGTNSGASCAPELQAEIEVICDATDLNRVSNGRFKGGYITRHYGQPERGVHAVQMELACRAYMAEPLGPVDAANWPTQYDPAFAAPCRAALIRILEACIAFARSQGARS; encoded by the coding sequence ATGACCCCCTCCTTCATCTCCGTCCACCGCGGCACCGCGCCGCTCGTGGTCTCGCTGCCGCATACCGGCACCGACATCCCCGACGAGATCGCCGGCGACCTCGTCTCCGAGTGGATCGCCCGCAAGGACTGCGACTGGTGGATCGAAAAGCTCTACGATTTCGCCGCCGGGCTCGGCGCGAGCGTGGTGCGCACCTCGATCTCCCGCACCGCCATCGACGTGAACCGCGATCCCTCCGGCGTCTCGCTCTATCCGGGGCAGGCGACGACGGAGCTGTGCCCGACCACCACCTTCGACGGCGAGCCGCTCTACAGGCCCGGCAAGGGGCCGGACGTCGCGACGCGCAAGGCGGCGTATTTCGAGCCCTATCACGCGGCGCTGTCGGCCGAGATCGAGCATGCCCGCGCCACGCACGGCACGATCGTGCTCTATGACTGCCACTCGATCCGCTCGGTGATCCCGCGCCTGTTCGAGGGCACGCTGCCGCACTTCAATATTGGCACCAATTCCGGCGCGAGCTGCGCACCCGAACTGCAGGCGGAGATCGAAGTGATCTGCGACGCCACCGACCTCAACCGCGTCAGCAATGGCCGCTTCAAGGGTGGCTACATCACCCGCCATTACGGCCAGCCGGAACGCGGCGTCCATGCCGTACAGATGGAGCTCGCCTGCCGTGCCTATATGGCCGAGCCGCTCGGCCCGGTCGACGCGGCGAACTGGCCGACGCAATACGACCCCGCCTTTGCCGCGCCCTGCCGCGCGGCGCTGATCCGCATCCTCGAGGCGTGCATCGCCTTCGCCCGCTCGCAAGGAGCCCGCTCATGA
- the hutU gene encoding urocanate hydratase, giving the protein MTRIDNSRTIRAPRGPELSAKSWLTEAPLRMLMNNLDPDVAEKPGELVVYGGIGRAARDWESFDRIVSALRKLGEDETLLVQSGKPVGVFRTHKDAPRVLIANSNLVPRWATWEHFNELDRKGLAMYGQMTAGSWIYIGAQGIVQGTYETFVEMGRQHFGGSLKGKWILTGGLGGMGGAQPLAATMAGASCLAVECRPSSIEFRLRTGYLDTSTTSVDEALLMIERSCEEGKPLSVGLLGNAAQVLPELVKRGVRPDMVTDQTSAHDPINGYLPLGWTLAEWEDRRAVDPKSVAKAAKASMAVHVKAMLDFFHAGIPTVDYGNNIRQMALEEGVENAFDFPGFVPAYIRPLFCRGIGPFRWAALSGDPEDIAKTDAKVKELIPDNPHLHNWLDMARERIHFQGLPARICWVGLGDRHRLGLAFNEMVRTGELKAPIVIGRDHLDSGSVASPNRETEAMRDGSDAVSDWPLLNALLNTASGATWVSLHHGGGVGMGFSQHAGMVICCDGTPEADARIARVLWNDPATGVMRHADAGYEIAIECAREHQLNLPGILG; this is encoded by the coding sequence ATGACCCGCATCGACAACAGCCGCACCATCCGCGCCCCACGCGGCCCGGAGCTCTCGGCGAAAAGCTGGCTCACCGAGGCGCCGCTGCGCATGCTGATGAACAATCTCGACCCCGACGTCGCCGAGAAGCCGGGCGAGCTGGTGGTCTATGGCGGCATCGGCCGCGCCGCGCGCGACTGGGAGAGCTTCGACCGCATCGTTAGCGCGTTGCGCAAGCTCGGCGAGGACGAGACGCTGCTGGTGCAGTCCGGCAAGCCGGTCGGCGTGTTCCGCACCCACAAGGACGCGCCGCGCGTGCTGATCGCCAATTCCAACCTCGTGCCGCGCTGGGCGACCTGGGAGCACTTCAACGAGCTCGACCGCAAGGGGCTCGCCATGTACGGCCAGATGACCGCGGGATCGTGGATCTATATCGGCGCGCAAGGCATCGTGCAGGGCACGTACGAAACATTTGTCGAGATGGGCCGCCAGCATTTCGGCGGCTCGCTGAAGGGCAAGTGGATCCTCACCGGCGGCCTTGGCGGCATGGGCGGGGCGCAGCCGCTCGCCGCCACCATGGCCGGGGCGAGCTGCCTCGCGGTCGAATGCCGGCCCTCCTCCATCGAGTTCCGCCTGCGCACCGGCTATCTCGACACCTCGACCACCAGCGTCGACGAGGCGCTCTTGATGATCGAGCGCTCCTGCGAAGAGGGTAAGCCGCTCTCGGTCGGCCTGCTCGGCAATGCCGCGCAGGTGCTGCCCGAGCTGGTGAAGCGCGGCGTGCGGCCGGACATGGTGACGGACCAGACCTCGGCGCATGACCCGATCAACGGCTACCTGCCGCTCGGCTGGACGCTGGCCGAATGGGAGGACCGCCGTGCGGTCGACCCGAAGAGTGTCGCCAAGGCGGCGAAGGCGTCGATGGCCGTGCATGTGAAGGCGATGCTCGACTTCTTCCATGCCGGCATCCCGACCGTCGACTATGGAAACAACATCCGCCAGATGGCGCTGGAAGAAGGCGTCGAGAACGCCTTCGACTTCCCCGGCTTCGTGCCGGCCTATATCCGCCCGCTGTTCTGCCGCGGCATCGGCCCGTTCCGCTGGGCGGCGCTGTCCGGCGACCCCGAGGACATCGCCAAGACCGACGCCAAGGTGAAGGAGCTGATCCCCGACAATCCGCACCTGCACAACTGGCTCGACATGGCCCGCGAGCGCATCCACTTCCAGGGCCTGCCGGCGCGCATCTGCTGGGTCGGCCTCGGCGACCGCCATCGGCTCGGCCTCGCCTTCAACGAGATGGTGCGCACGGGTGAGCTCAAGGCACCCATCGTCATCGGCCGCGACCATCTGGATTCCGGCTCCGTCGCCTCGCCCAACCGCGAGACCGAGGCGATGCGCGACGGCTCGGACGCGGTGTCCGACTGGCCGCTGCTCAACGCGCTGCTCAACACCGCCTCGGGCGCAACGTGGGTGTCGCTGCACCATGGCGGCGGCGTCGGCATGGGCTTCTCCCAGCATGCCGGCATGGTGATCTGCTGCGACGGTACGCCGGAAGCGGATGCCCGCATCGCCCGCGTGCTGTGGAACGACCCGGCGACCGGCGTGATGCGCCATGCCGATGCCGGCTACGAGATCGCCATAGAATGCGCCAGGGAGCACCAGCTCAACCTGCCGGGGATTCTCGGCTGA
- a CDS encoding HutD family protein, with product MRVLRTADHKVMPWKNGGGSTTEVAVFPEGAGLEAFGWRLSMAGVTADGPFSAFSDIDRTLAVLEGEGIALDVEGRGTLRVTRDGEPASFPGGAPTFGRLLGGPILDLNAMSRRGRFTHRLARYVVDGKAALEATGDTNLLLARVDGLTAADVRLGVDDALLFDAPARLNIVGKGEVFLVELWAEG from the coding sequence ATGCGGGTTCTCCGCACGGCCGACCACAAGGTCATGCCGTGGAAGAATGGCGGCGGCTCGACCACCGAAGTGGCGGTCTTCCCCGAAGGCGCGGGGCTGGAGGCGTTCGGCTGGCGCCTGAGCATGGCGGGCGTGACGGCGGACGGGCCGTTCTCGGCTTTCTCCGATATCGACCGCACGCTCGCGGTGCTGGAGGGCGAGGGGATTGCGCTTGACGTCGAGGGGCGCGGGACGCTCCGCGTGACGCGCGATGGTGAACCGGCGTCCTTCCCCGGCGGCGCGCCGACCTTCGGCCGGCTGCTCGGCGGGCCGATCCTCGACCTCAACGCGATGAGCCGGCGCGGTCGTTTCACCCACCGGCTGGCCCGCTACGTAGTGGACGGGAAGGCAGCGCTGGAGGCGACGGGCGACACGAACCTGCTGCTCGCCCGCGTGGATGGGCTGACCGCTGCCGATGTGCGGCTGGGGGTGGACGACGCCCTGCTTTTCGACGCGCCGGCGCGGCTCAATATCGTCGGGAAAGGCGAGGTTTTCCTCGTCGAGCTGTGGGCCGAAGGCTGA
- a CDS encoding LLM class flavin-dependent oxidoreductase, with protein MRRADKLKLGTFVYTFGYNPAGWLHPASDVNGANDFRHLLKVAQISEAAKFDFMFMADSPAAAIGDPEALCRLPTKMNRFEPLSLLSALAVSTANLGLVATASTSYYEPFNLARIFASIDHLSGGRACWNVVTSDHDETGYNFNREGLDPHALRYERGKEFVDVVFGLWDSFEADALKLDRESGVYYDKDKLHTLHHKGKHFQVRGPLNIAASPQGRPVIAQAGGSEAGIELAAETAEVVFSLASNLKRSQDFYATLKERMGKFGRAPDELKVMPGVVLNVGRTEAEAREKVAFLADKLHPDVGRQMLAEFLEADLSGVPLDEPFPKDRLPAAPKGSKALFDELTDFVMKGHTVGELIRLFSEKHTGNGITGTPAMVADFMEEWFEGFAADGFILMFPTLPSALEDFVELVVPELRRRGLFREEYEGTTLRANLGLPTPENRYARARRQKGALADAS; from the coding sequence ATGCGCCGTGCGGACAAGCTGAAGCTCGGAACCTTCGTCTACACTTTCGGCTACAACCCGGCCGGCTGGCTGCACCCGGCGAGCGACGTCAATGGCGCCAACGATTTCCGCCATCTGCTGAAAGTCGCGCAGATTTCGGAAGCCGCGAAGTTCGACTTCATGTTCATGGCGGATTCCCCCGCCGCCGCCATCGGCGACCCCGAGGCGCTGTGCCGCCTGCCGACCAAGATGAACCGCTTCGAGCCGCTCTCCCTGCTCTCCGCGCTCGCGGTCTCGACCGCGAATCTCGGCCTGGTGGCGACCGCCTCCACCTCCTATTACGAGCCGTTCAACCTCGCCCGCATCTTCGCCTCCATCGACCATCTGTCGGGCGGGCGGGCCTGCTGGAACGTCGTCACGTCCGACCATGACGAGACCGGCTACAACTTCAACCGCGAGGGGCTGGACCCGCACGCGCTGCGCTACGAGCGCGGCAAGGAGTTCGTCGACGTCGTCTTCGGGCTCTGGGATTCGTTCGAAGCCGATGCGCTGAAGCTCGACCGCGAGAGCGGGGTCTATTACGACAAGGACAAGCTCCACACGCTCCATCACAAGGGCAAGCACTTCCAGGTGCGCGGCCCGCTCAACATCGCCGCCTCGCCGCAGGGCCGGCCGGTGATCGCGCAGGCCGGCGGCTCGGAGGCCGGCATCGAATTGGCGGCGGAGACGGCGGAGGTGGTGTTCTCGCTCGCCTCCAACCTCAAGCGCAGCCAGGATTTCTACGCCACGCTGAAGGAGCGAATGGGCAAGTTCGGCCGCGCTCCGGACGAATTGAAGGTCATGCCCGGCGTGGTGCTCAATGTCGGCCGCACCGAGGCCGAGGCACGCGAGAAAGTCGCCTTCCTCGCCGACAAGCTGCACCCCGATGTCGGCCGGCAGATGCTCGCCGAGTTCCTCGAAGCCGACCTCTCCGGCGTGCCGCTCGACGAGCCCTTCCCGAAGGACCGGCTGCCGGCCGCGCCGAAGGGCTCGAAGGCGCTGTTCGACGAACTGACCGACTTCGTCATGAAGGGCCACACGGTCGGCGAATTGATCCGCCTGTTCAGCGAGAAGCACACCGGCAACGGCATCACCGGCACGCCGGCAATGGTCGCCGACTTCATGGAAGAGTGGTTCGAGGGCTTTGCGGCCGACGGCTTCATCCTGATGTTCCCGACCCTGCCCTCGGCGCTGGAGGATTTCGTCGAGCTGGTGGTGCCGGAACTGCGCCGGCGCGGGCTGTTCCGCGAGGAATATGAGGGCACGACGCTGCGCGCCAATCTCGGCCTGCCGACGCCGGAGAACCGCTATGCCCGCGCGCGCCGGCAGAAGGGCGCGCTGGCGGACGCCTCCTGA
- a CDS encoding amino acid ABC transporter permease has protein sequence MIVKSLPMLLEASVWTVVYSLTSVAIGFCIGTLMCAAGLSQSKPMRAIAAFYVSFFRGVPLLVQLLISYYCLPLIGVNVPSSVAAVGTLALCTGAYIAEILRGGFLGIPAGLIEAARMVGLNRVQILTRIEVPMAVRFTLPSLVNETTMMVKASSLISVVGVLELTRLAQNIATSTFQPLEIYLTAGAIYFLINGAITLAGDFAESRFRVEKAR, from the coding sequence ATCATCGTCAAATCCCTGCCGATGCTGCTGGAGGCGTCGGTCTGGACCGTGGTCTATTCCCTGACCTCGGTGGCGATCGGCTTCTGCATCGGCACGCTGATGTGCGCGGCCGGCCTGTCGCAATCGAAGCCGATGCGCGCCATTGCCGCCTTCTATGTCAGCTTCTTCCGCGGCGTGCCCCTCCTGGTGCAGCTGCTCATCTCCTATTACTGCCTGCCGCTGATCGGGGTGAACGTGCCCTCCTCGGTGGCGGCGGTCGGCACGCTCGCCTTGTGCACCGGCGCCTATATCGCCGAGATATTGCGCGGCGGCTTCCTCGGCATCCCTGCCGGCCTGATCGAGGCCGCGCGCATGGTCGGCCTCAACCGGGTGCAGATCCTCACCCGCATCGAGGTGCCGATGGCGGTGCGCTTCACCCTCCCCTCGCTGGTCAACGAGACCACGATGATGGTGAAGGCCTCCTCGCTGATCTCGGTGGTCGGCGTGCTGGAGCTGACCCGCCTCGCCCAGAACATCGCCACCTCGACCTTCCAGCCGCTGGAGATCTACCTGACCGCGGGCGCGATCTATTTCCTCATCAACGGCGCCATCACGCTGGCCGGCGACTTCGCCGAGAGCCGCTTCCGGGTGGAGAAGGCGCGATGA
- a CDS encoding amino acid ABC transporter permease produces the protein MTFNPAILTDNWREILDGMLLTILIWVAGTVLGLVIGLVVAIVQLFTNRWVAAPLTFYVALMRGTPFLIQLFVIYYGGPFFGLDLTPLVAGMAGLALYGGAYFSEIFRAGFLSVPVGQIEAARIMGISRLSIVRHVQLPQMLVIILPALANMTVLLSKETAVLSVITVNELTSVIQSIGSTTFAFAETLLFLALVYWAFLEIVTAAARRLEKRVGRFMLRTQG, from the coding sequence ATGACCTTCAACCCCGCCATCCTCACCGACAATTGGCGCGAGATCCTCGACGGGATGCTGCTGACCATCCTCATCTGGGTGGCCGGCACCGTACTTGGCCTCGTCATCGGCCTCGTCGTCGCCATCGTCCAGCTTTTCACCAATCGCTGGGTCGCCGCGCCGCTGACCTTCTACGTCGCGCTGATGCGCGGCACGCCGTTCCTGATCCAGCTCTTCGTCATCTATTATGGCGGGCCATTCTTCGGCCTCGACCTGACGCCGCTGGTGGCGGGCATGGCGGGTCTCGCGCTCTATGGCGGCGCCTATTTCTCCGAGATTTTTCGCGCCGGCTTCCTCTCTGTCCCTGTCGGCCAGATCGAGGCGGCGCGGATAATGGGCATCTCCCGGCTTTCCATCGTGCGCCATGTGCAACTGCCGCAGATGCTGGTGATCATCCTCCCCGCGCTCGCCAACATGACGGTGTTGCTGTCGAAGGAGACGGCGGTGCTCTCCGTCATCACGGTGAACGAGCTGACCTCGGTGATACAGTCGATCGGCTCCACCACCTTCGCCTTCGCCGAGACGCTCCTGTTCCTCGCGCTCGTCTACTGGGCGTTCCTCGAAATCGTCACCGCCGCGGCGCGGCGGCTGGAGAAGCGGGTCGGCCGCTTCATGCTGCGCACCCAGGGCTGA
- a CDS encoding amino acid ABC transporter ATP-binding protein — translation MNVKTSLDARPIIDVRGVWKRFGPAEVLRGIDLAIRKSEVTCIIGPSGSGKSTLLRCIAFLEEYSEGEIYIEGELLGFALEGGRRRRVSDAEVARVRRNIGFVFQQFNLWPHMTALENVAMPLKLARGIPREDATKRARAMLDKVGLTNRAEAYPSQLSGGQQQRVGIARALAMEPHIMLFDEPTSALDPELVGEVLQVMRDLAAEGMTMAVVTHEMGFAAQVADTVVFIDHGVIGASGSPEQVFRRDENPRLRQFLQNYFERNVFWQTADEVPAP, via the coding sequence ATGAACGTGAAAACAAGCCTGGATGCCCGCCCGATCATCGATGTGCGCGGCGTGTGGAAGCGCTTCGGCCCGGCCGAGGTGCTGCGCGGCATCGACCTCGCCATCCGCAAGTCCGAGGTGACCTGCATCATCGGCCCGTCCGGCTCGGGCAAGTCGACGCTGCTGCGCTGCATCGCCTTCCTAGAGGAGTACAGCGAGGGCGAGATCTATATCGAGGGCGAGCTGCTCGGCTTCGCGCTGGAAGGCGGCCGGCGCCGGCGCGTCTCCGACGCCGAGGTGGCGCGGGTGCGGCGGAACATCGGCTTCGTGTTCCAGCAGTTCAATTTGTGGCCGCACATGACGGCCCTGGAGAACGTCGCCATGCCGCTGAAGCTCGCGCGCGGCATCCCCCGCGAGGACGCGACGAAGCGCGCCCGCGCCATGCTGGACAAGGTCGGGCTCACCAATCGCGCCGAGGCCTATCCGAGCCAGCTTTCCGGCGGCCAGCAGCAGCGCGTCGGCATCGCCCGTGCGCTCGCCATGGAGCCGCACATCATGCTGTTCGACGAGCCGACCTCGGCGCTCGACCCCGAGCTGGTCGGCGAGGTGCTGCAGGTGATGCGCGACCTCGCAGCCGAGGGCATGACAATGGCGGTGGTGACGCATGAGATGGGCTTCGCCGCGCAGGTGGCGGACACGGTGGTGTTCATCGACCACGGCGTGATCGGCGCCTCCGGCTCGCCCGAGCAGGTGTTCCGCCGCGATGAGAACCCGCGCCTGCGCCAGTTCCTGCAGAACTACTTCGAGCGTAACGTCTTCTGGCAGACCGCGGACGAGGTGCCGGCGCCGTGA
- a CDS encoding transporter substrate-binding domain-containing protein, translating to MQLTRRSAVTRLAGLAALGVAATMSFSGLAKAEDVLAKAKAKGELTVGTELQFAPFDFVEDGKQAGMNKEIFAEIGKELGVKITFLDLPWPSVLPGLEAGKFDMVAGPATITKARMERYRFSSPIANATVAILKKKGDTSITKPEDIAGKKVGSAKATAQLAQLQEFAKTLNPPPSAIQEYVDFSQSYADLGAGRIVAVANSLPNIAFLAKTKPDVFEVVQPPFGKPVYFGYIGTKAEDAKSLMDAVDAIIIKMKHDGRLAALQKKWFGTEMETPDQVTEASF from the coding sequence ATGCAGCTTACCCGGCGGTCCGCCGTGACCCGCCTTGCCGGCCTTGCCGCGCTTGGCGTCGCGGCCACCATGAGCTTCAGCGGCCTCGCCAAGGCCGAGGACGTGCTCGCCAAGGCCAAGGCCAAGGGCGAGCTCACGGTCGGCACCGAGCTTCAGTTCGCGCCCTTCGACTTCGTCGAGGACGGCAAGCAGGCCGGCATGAACAAGGAGATCTTCGCCGAGATCGGCAAGGAGCTCGGCGTCAAGATCACCTTCCTCGACCTGCCCTGGCCGAGCGTGCTGCCGGGCCTCGAGGCCGGCAAGTTCGACATGGTGGCCGGCCCCGCCACCATCACCAAGGCGCGCATGGAGCGCTACCGCTTCTCCTCGCCGATCGCCAATGCGACGGTCGCGATCCTGAAGAAGAAGGGCGACACCTCGATCACCAAGCCCGAGGACATCGCCGGCAAGAAGGTCGGCAGCGCCAAGGCGACCGCCCAGCTCGCGCAGCTGCAGGAATTCGCCAAGACGCTGAACCCGCCGCCCTCGGCGATCCAGGAGTATGTCGACTTCAGCCAGTCCTATGCCGATCTCGGCGCCGGGCGCATCGTGGCGGTGGCCAACTCGCTGCCGAACATCGCCTTCCTCGCCAAGACCAAGCCCGACGTGTTCGAGGTGGTGCAGCCGCCTTTCGGCAAGCCGGTCTATTTCGGCTATATCGGCACCAAGGCCGAGGACGCCAAGTCGCTGATGGACGCGGTCGATGCGATCATCATCAAGATGAAGCATGACGGTCGCCTCGCGGCGCTGCAGAAGAAGTGGTTCGGCACCGAGATGGAGACGCCGGACCAGGTGACCGAAGCGAGCTTCTGA